caCAGCAAGGCCCCGGctaaggtggattcgaacctaggaccttctttcTGTGAGGTAACAACGTTTATAACCTGTATTGAATATTACACATGAACGTGGCGGCCGGCTGGATGGCAGATGATTCTTCCCTCGGTGCTGTCGGGACTCTggaaacaaccaatcagatgACCCCAGCTCGGGCCGGAAACTGAGTTGTTTACAttttccaagatggcggcgGGAATGTACTTGGAGCATTATTTGGACAGTAAGTACATTTTTGCGTGCTTCTGACATATAGGGAAATCTCCgtatttattttacactttaaCTTATTTGTCATCTGATCTCCGGATCAGCCCCAATGGGGAAGGGAGCGTTCTAACCGTTTCCAAACGCTCAGCGGGTCTAGGCTCAGTCTATTTGCTGGAATAACACATCGCACGGGATCAAAGAAAGGCTCGCTCGCATCCTGAACTACTCGTGCTGAGACAAGTTAAATTCATCTAGCGCTCATAGTCAGCTTTCTTTGTGCCCCTTGTTGTTTTATGGGATACGTGAGAATTTAAAAGCTAATCCGGAACATCACTTCGGAGGTTAGATTGAGCTAGCCAGTCTTACTATTTCATTGTTTCCTGTTGATGTCTTAAAATCGTTGTTGTTCTGACCTTCGTTTCTATACACCAGGCATAGAAAACCTGCCTTTCGAGTTGCAGAGGAACTTCAATTTGATGAGGGATCTAGATCAACGCACAGAGGGTAAGATCTGTGAACTCGGCTGAACACGAGTGatgtgaaaacacaaaagtCTCTTCATTAACGCGTAAAACATGAACCTTTAATAGGGTCACAAGTTACCCACACACCCAAAGGAAAATCTGAGGAATCATTAGATTACACTATGTAACACGATGTTTGTCTTTGATAAACAAGTGTTATTTTCTAacttttttactgtaaaactaTAGAAACTGTCCATTATCCCtttcaaactttgcttttgtggattttaaaatgattttttttttttgccccaaatAGCGAAATTTCTCATTGAATTTTTTGTTGAAAGTTGTGCAATATTTGAGAAGATTCTTGAGACCTCAACAAATTCTTCTTGACTCTTGAAATTTTGTGTTTGAGCTGAACAGTTAACGAAATATttgataaaactgaattattgttacatcagtttattttgtttttcttttaactgaacatttttacagttttcatAGGCAATTTTTGAAGAGGACACCATTTGAAAAAGGTTCAATCCTAAATAAAAACCACTAGTAACAGGCATTATATGAAAAAatggcaatttttttaaaaatcattgtaGAACCACAAAGTTTTgggatcaaaaatatatatatatattgtagtttgtttacatgtacagaACTAGAAAACTGTAGTTTACACCCAAATACAAGACGACAGTGGAAATTTGTTACCTAGTGTtaccaaaagaaaataaaaaaagctttcttctataaaataatgtttattatttttggcTTCTTCTTATGAACTCTTGGATGTATAAGGACAAAAACGGTCCGCAGGGCGAGCTGGGGTTATTCgctgcggtggttagcactgtctcCTCACAACAAGCAGATTCTGAATTTGAATCCAGCTGGGGTCCTTCTggatggagtttgcatgttctcctcatgtctgcgtgggttctctgtgggtgctccagcttcctcccacagtccaaagacatacatggTGTTAGGCTAATTATTGATTCTAAACTGGTTGTCCAACTCTCAGTGTTAGCGCTTTGATAGGCTGGTgaactgtccagggtgtaccatgcctttcaccctatgacagctgggatcggCTGtagcccccccacaaccctgcgCTGGATAaccagaagaagatggatggatactcCCTAACAGTTTATGAAAATCTTTGAAGCCTTAAGCTCATAATTCACCCTTGCAGGTTGTAGTTTATATGCATATTAAAATAGAAAAGTGAATATCCAACTGCATTGGGATTGTGTTATTTTCATaagcattttcatttatttgtttgaagTATTAAAATTAGATTTGTAACAACAACCTAACAGAAACAGTGTTGTTTAGAagttcttcttctccttttctttctttagatCTTAAAGGCCAGATAGACTCTTTGGCTAAAGAATACACCGCCAATGCCCGGACTCTCTCCTCTGAGCAAAAGCTGTCCATACTGAGGCAGATTCAGCAGTCATACAGTAAATGCAAGGAGTTTGGAGATGATAAGGTGCAGCTGGCCATGCAGACCTATGAAATGGTTGGTtacttagaaaaaaacaaaacaaaacacattttacagacAGCTGCTGGCATTGTGAGTATAAAAAACTTGATAAATACACAGTACTGAGTGAGAATGGCCTGAATTTTGTGCAGGTCGATAAACATATCAGACGTCTGGACACGGACCTGGCTCGGTTTGAGGCTGACCTGAAGGAAAAGCAGATCGAGAGCACGGACTATGATTCCACCTCTAGTAAGGGAAAGAAAGGTGTGTTGATGGTGTATTTGCCCTCAACTTTTTTATTTCTGGATCAGTTATGTGCTCAGTTAACAAAATCCATACTTGACGTAACACAATCCTGAATGTTTTTGTAATTCCAGGAGATTCCCGGCAAAAGGAGAAGAAGGCAGCTAAAACAAGGTCTAAAGTGAAGAGTTCAGATGAAGATGGCAGTCCTAAGAGTGCACAGAAGAAAGTGAAACTCCTTCAGCCGTACGTTGCGTACTTTCTCGTTTTTGATGGTGTTGCCtttatgttgattttttttttttagttattgttatactctctttttttttttttttttataaacagagGAGAATTCAACAACCCTTCTTCAAACTTTGGGAATGTGCACCCATCTGATGTGCTGGACATGCCAGTGGACCCTAACGAGCCCACCTACTGCCTATGTCATCAGGTCTCCTATGGCGAGATGATCGGCTGTGACAACACTGATGTGAGTTTTGTGTTATGACACTTTCTTAAACTCAGTCAGGGGACACGTGAGATTGGCATGGACAgaaatcttcattttttttttcatgttaatgAACGTTTGTCGTCTTTCAGTGAACCTGCAGAGTAAATTGTGTAAAGTGTGAAAATCTATATAGTTCTCTAGCAAAATGTGCAAGTGTAGAAACCAAAACATCTAAATTGAATGCATATAGTAAAGaaactgattgattttttttcttagatcGAATTCctttataaaattaaaatgtcaaaaaattaagaaaataaatggatggatgttactttaatacatttaatgAAGCAAATCAAAATTTGACTTTAACACTAACAATATAGTTGGAGTTATGGGTCCTCAAAGCACATAGGGGTTGGGGGGAAATTTTGCGCATCTTTGTTTGCCCCATTTTTCTAGCATTTTTCAGCCCTCATGATTTTATAAGCACAGGATATAACTATATGAACTGTTTTGGGCTTAAAAAAATTTAAGCTCTGTTACAAAACCTCaaccaaatcaattttacacCCATTCCAAGTGTCACAATAAGCAGAACAGTAACAGAAACAAGCACTGGTGTCCTAAATACTTTAAGTTTTTTTAGATGTTGATGGTCAATGCATTGGTCATGTAGATGGATTCAAGTTGCCGTGCTGAAATTCAGTCcaagaatggggaagaaagttgctttaagtgactttgaacatgacgTGGTTGTCGGtggcagacaggctggtctgagtatttcagaaactgctgatctactgggattttaccACATGACCATCTCtagtgtttacagagaatggactgaaaaagagaaaatatccagtgagcggcagttctctggatgaaaatgccGTGTTGAGGTCAGAGGACAATGGCCAAACTGCTTCAAGGCGATAAGCagtcaacagtaactcaaataactacttgTTGCAACCAAGGTATGTAGAAGATGATCTCtgaacatgttgaaccttgacgTTGATGGGCTACAGTAACAGAACACTGCAATAGGTGCCacacctgtcagctaagaacgggaaactgaggctataattTGCATGGATTCACCAACATTAGAAGTTTGGAAACATGTTGTTTGGTCTGCTGAGTCTCAGTTTTTCCTGTGGCATTTGGAGGGCAGGGTCAGAATATGGTGACCACGTCCGTaccttcatgaccacagtgtacccatcttctgatggctgcttccagcaggatgcTCCAGGTCACGAAACTCAAgtcatttcaaactggtttcttggacatactcagatggcctccacagtcaccaaatgtcagtccagtagagcacttgtgggatgtgcagctgacacacTGTGCTATCAAATTATGTCAAAATGGCTCAAACTCACTgaggaatggtaaatggactggttcttatatagcgcttttcttcTCTACATGCgcactcaaagctctttgtACAGCAtccttcatacacacacacacacacacacacacacacacacacacacacacacacattcatctaaGCGGTTTCTAATATTCATACTCCAACAACCTATTGATTAGTAGAGCCACAGTCACCCCATGTTCCagaaccttgttgaatctatgccacaaagattTAAGGCAGCTATGAAGGCAAAACAGAGTCCAACCCAGTATtaacaaggtgtacctaataaagtgtctggtacATTTGTCATAGACAAAAGCAAAGTATTGTAGGAAATAGTTTGATGTAATTACTTCATTACTTCATTGCGTGTAATGTAATTTTACTGGAAGGATTCCTCCTATTATCAGATTTAAAAATCCATCAGTACAGAGAGCTTAGCAAAGGAAGAAAGGTTGCATTTTGAAGTGAGTAAATGCTAATATGCCCCTTTGTGACATTTCATAAAGCACACAAAATGTGTTGCCTTCACTGGTCCATTTAATGAAGGaatgatatttattttaatattaataaatagCAGCCACATATCAAAAAAGGTCATGACTATATAATTATATTATACAGAGCTGAAACTAAGAGCACTGAAtcagattaataataaaaaatagaagTTGAAATAGCATTATGTATCTGTTATAGTTTATACAGTGCATGTACAGGCTCCCTCTTACATACATTTCCTAGACACTAACCATAAATTAAGGCGCTGCAGCCCGgtgcctcttgctgtgtgggtAAGGTCACAGATGGCAGTGTGACTGATTTATTAGCAGAAGCCACACTGTGAATATTACATGTGATGGCTCTTTTTGAACAGATTGTTCTCCATCATGTGTCCTAAAAAGAAAGTGGTTTTGTCTGTGCTAAGTGCTTCATTTGCACAGCAGCGACCagtgtttttatctgtttttgttttttgttttgtttttttcccccagtgctCCATTGAGTGGTTCCATTTCGCATGTGTGGGTCTGACAACCAAACCAAGAGgcaaatggtaaaaaaaaagaaaaaaagaaaacctaaacTGAAATGATATACTGACTGTGATATATTGGCATAAATCTGTGCTGTTAGTGTTAAATTGTTGCTCTGTACCCTTACCACTTTTCATTTATGTAATGCAGGTACTGTCCACGGTGCTCTcaggacagaaagagaaaataagcaCGCCTGGTTGTCCTGGAACAAAACATGGACTCTGATTAGATGGAAAATGAGAAGAATATTTCTTCATTAGTTACTAGAACTTTTTGTTTGTCATCTTTCTTAACagttggtgcttttttttttttttttttttttgatttatgtACTTGCCTTGGTCTGATGCAGAGTGTTTGAAGGAGTGAAGTGGttacaaatgtatttaaatttttcttttttcttttttttttttttttttttttaatggttaacactaattttgaatttttttttgttacctttGGTGCtctttttgtgacttttttttttttttttttacattttattttcagagtgATTAATTTACACTACAACTGTCCCTAATGGTATGACAGTTGAATTCTCCATGATACCATGATACTGTATTCACATGTACAACTGCAAAattgtattttctttaaaaaaaaaaaaaaaaagttcatggaTGATTTGATGCTTTGTTGTATGGTTAGTTTCTTGTGCTTAGTCTTGGAACACTAGTTTAATTATTCGGTATAACGAGAGggcaaatatggaaaaaaaaattgcttcaCCCTGACAGTATTAGTCACCTGTGGTAGTGAGTTGAaccatttcatttttaacatttgacTGAGTGCTGCATAGAAAGTAAAATCTTTTGAAAAGTATTGTCATTTCTGTAGCTGAAATATTGGTACTGGGGAGAGGGGGTGATTGTGTTTCAATCATTTGAATACAGCTACtacctcaaaaaaaaacaaaaaacttctgTGTGGTCCTTTGTCTTAAGTTTTCTGACTTTGTGCCGTAGTGCGCATGAGTGTCCGGCAGGTGGCAGTGTTTCGTCAAGCACCATGGCAACGTAGGCGGGCATATGTGACGTAGGAGTGTCGCTCCTTTGGCGCGATGTCCGAATGAATTTGAAAACTTGCTCCGTTCAGACCGTTTGTAGACGGTGAGCAAGAGCAGGCTACGCTTGTTTCCAGAGGTTCAGAGTTTGGCTAACAGGAGTACAGTCGTTACGGGTGAGCTTTAAGTTTATAAACTATTAAGAGTAGTTGGTAGCAATTTGTTGCAGCAGCCGTTTCCGTTACACACTAACGTAGTTGCGGATAAGCTATTGAGCTATCCTTGCTAGTTAGCCTGCTAATTGTTAGCAATAGCTGTTTTGCGTTGGTCAGCTAATCGCCACAACAATAAAGTTTTACTCTTCGGTCAGTAGAAGCATTTCTTGTATCAGTCACATGGGCTAGAGTGTGTTTAAGTGCGGCACTTGTTAAGATTTCTGTACTTTAGCTCCTCAGGGTCAAGAACGAGCTAAAATATGAACGTTTTTATGTAAATGTGCTACTTCTTCGCTTTGTACACTTACACAGGTAGAGCAGTACGTAGCATCTTTAAAGGTAATGCCACATTATTTGCGAAGAGTAGACAAGTTAATTAAGGCTGCAAATAAAATTAGTTTTTCTTTGATTCAGGAATGTCGTGGGACTTCTTTGTACCCGTGTGCGTGGGGGACCTTGTGAAGACTGGGGGGATCAACCAGTATGTCGTTCAGGATGTGGTTTCCCCAAAACAGCTGGCGTCCTATCTCAGCAGTAAGTGGACAGCATGTACAGGACATTGGCACTTTTTGTGGTGattaatagttttatttttaaaagatatagaaaacatcacaaaaaGTCACCATCCAACACTTATCCTTGGCTACAATTCAGCAAGTTCCACCACTCAACGTAAAATAGAGTCCAGCGGTAATAGTAAagcaagaattttttttttcatctatctatctaatgtGTGTGCACCTTTAGGAATATgcctatatatttttttccatgcatgcatatatatttacatatacatatatatagatatatacatatgtgaagatacacaaaaatatatgcatagtgtttttcatgaactataataTATTACTAACTCTTTAATAGGACTtttttcaaatgctgcaacacTAGCATCTCACAAGCCCACTCTTGGACTGAGGGCACTCCCTCTCCGCTCGAGTCCCATAGAAAAATTTTTCTCGCTATAGTAATACTGGCTTGAAACCAGCTTCCAATGTGTTTATCACCACTTGTGCAGATTGACCCGACCCCTAAAACAAACAATCTTGAGTTAAGTGGTACTGTAATCTCTGAAATCTCGCATACAATTTTATGAACCCTTTCCCAA
This window of the Archocentrus centrarchus isolate MPI-CPG fArcCen1 chromosome 16, fArcCen1, whole genome shotgun sequence genome carries:
- the ing4 gene encoding inhibitor of growth protein 4 isoform X2; protein product: MRDLDQRTEDLKGQIDSLAKEYTANARTLSSEQKLSILRQIQQSYSKCKEFGDDKVQLAMQTYEMVDKHIRRLDTDLARFEADLKEKQIESTDYDSTSSKGKKGDSRQKEKKAAKTRSKVKSSDEDGSPKSAQKKVKLLQPGEFNNPSSNFGNVHPSDVLDMPVDPNEPTYCLCHQVSYGEMIGCDNTDCSIEWFHFACVGLTTKPRGKWYCPRCSQDRKRK
- the ing4 gene encoding inhibitor of growth protein 4 isoform X1, translating into MAAGMYLEHYLDSIENLPFELQRNFNLMRDLDQRTEDLKGQIDSLAKEYTANARTLSSEQKLSILRQIQQSYSKCKEFGDDKVQLAMQTYEMVDKHIRRLDTDLARFEADLKEKQIESTDYDSTSSKGKKGDSRQKEKKAAKTRSKVKSSDEDGSPKSAQKKVKLLQPGEFNNPSSNFGNVHPSDVLDMPVDPNEPTYCLCHQVSYGEMIGCDNTDCSIEWFHFACVGLTTKPRGKWYCPRCSQDRKRK